Proteins encoded together in one candidate division WOR-3 bacterium window:
- a CDS encoding tyrosine recombinase, whose amino-acid sequence MRKKRFAVSKSLASAVLDRFSHYLLVERGVTPISAQCYLTDIKQLYAFKPDIAKNPDLINAKLLREFVRALSDCGITTATFARKLSSLRVFGAFLETEYNIPDPAQELKLPRQKRRLPETLSQNEITQLIENTDKAPDRFWALRSRAMLEVAYGAGLRVSELLSLKTSDIDFVERFVRVFGKRSKERLVPLGKPALQAVKDYLTLARGHYARGKITPYLFLNRRGGKLSRMGFWKILRLCARLAGIERRITPHILRHSFATHLLEGGADLRVVQEMLGHASIVTTQIYTHIDRTYLREVYQTFHPRG is encoded by the coding sequence TTGAGGAAAAAGAGGTTTGCGGTCAGTAAATCCTTAGCATCGGCGGTACTTGACCGTTTCAGCCATTACCTTCTCGTGGAAAGAGGTGTAACACCGATATCGGCACAGTGCTATCTTACCGATATAAAACAGTTGTATGCATTCAAGCCCGACATCGCAAAAAATCCCGATTTGATAAACGCAAAGTTATTGCGTGAGTTTGTTCGGGCTCTCTCGGACTGCGGTATAACCACTGCGACATTTGCTCGTAAGTTAAGTTCTCTACGTGTGTTCGGTGCTTTTCTTGAAACGGAATACAACATACCCGACCCTGCCCAGGAGTTGAAGTTACCCAGGCAGAAGCGGCGTCTTCCCGAGACATTAAGTCAGAACGAAATAACACAGTTGATAGAAAACACGGATAAAGCCCCGGACCGGTTCTGGGCGCTACGGTCACGAGCGATGCTTGAGGTGGCTTATGGCGCGGGTTTAAGGGTGTCAGAACTGTTGAGCCTCAAAACAAGTGATATCGATTTCGTTGAGCGATTCGTGCGAGTTTTTGGTAAAAGGTCCAAGGAGCGGTTGGTACCGTTGGGCAAACCGGCTCTGCAAGCGGTTAAAGATTACCTAACTCTGGCACGGGGACATTACGCTCGGGGCAAAATTACCCCCTACCTCTTCCTGAATCGGAGAGGGGGTAAATTAAGTCGAATGGGGTTCTGGAAAATCCTCCGGCTGTGTGCCCGTCTTGCCGGTATTGAGCGACGCATCACCCCTCACATCCTGCGCCATTCATTCGCAACTCATCTGCTGGAAGGGGGTGCGGATTTACGGGTTGTCCAGGAGATGCTCGGTCACGCCAGTATCGTTACAACCCAAATCTACACCCACATCGACCGTACCTACCTGCGGGAAGTTTACCAAACCTTCCATCCCCGGGGCTGA
- the purM gene encoding phosphoribosylformylglycinamidine cyclo-ligase, protein MLYREAGVDIERMNAVKKEIGRLVKQTFSPQVISEVGLFGSLYKLPRQRNPVLVASCDSVGTKVIIAREMGVFDTVGIDIVNHCVNDILTLGAKPLFFLDYIAHSDLSNEQLLYLIKGLTRACRQNECALVGGETAMMPDIYRNGDFDLVGFIVGIVEQDCIIDAQRLKPGDLAIGIPSNGLHTNGYSLARKVLFTLNRLTVHSKVRGIKHPLGKELLRPHRSYYKLVYPILDQVKALAHITGGGFYDNISRLLPPETSCIIKKSAWRPAPIFKLIQELGSIPDEEMYRTFNMGIGMVLFVAPENGAKIRRRIPQAKIIGKVVRGTFGVTLI, encoded by the coding sequence ATGCTGTATCGAGAAGCGGGTGTTGATATTGAACGGATGAACGCGGTCAAAAAAGAGATCGGGCGGCTCGTAAAGCAGACATTTTCGCCCCAGGTCATTTCTGAGGTCGGGCTGTTTGGTTCGCTTTACAAACTGCCCCGGCAGCGCAACCCAGTTCTTGTCGCCAGTTGCGATAGCGTGGGAACCAAGGTCATTATTGCCCGTGAAATGGGTGTCTTTGATACCGTCGGCATTGACATCGTCAACCATTGCGTCAATGACATTCTTACGCTCGGCGCCAAGCCGCTATTTTTTCTCGATTACATCGCCCATTCAGACTTGTCCAATGAACAGTTGCTTTACTTGATAAAAGGTTTAACACGAGCCTGCCGGCAAAATGAATGCGCCCTGGTCGGAGGCGAAACCGCAATGATGCCCGATATTTACCGAAACGGCGATTTTGACCTTGTGGGGTTTATCGTCGGTATTGTTGAGCAGGATTGTATAATTGACGCCCAGAGATTGAAACCCGGTGATTTAGCGATTGGGATTCCGTCCAATGGTCTTCACACCAACGGCTACTCACTTGCCCGAAAGGTCCTTTTTACGTTGAATCGCTTAACCGTTCATTCAAAAGTTCGCGGCATCAAGCACCCATTGGGTAAAGAATTGCTTCGTCCCCACCGGTCTTATTACAAATTGGTTTATCCGATTCTTGACCAAGTCAAGGCGCTTGCCCATATTACGGGCGGCGGTTTTTACGACAACATAAGTCGGCTTTTGCCGCCGGAAACATCCTGTATCATCAAAAAATCTGCCTGGCGCCCGGCGCCGATATTTAAGTTAATCCAGGAGTTAGGGTCAATTCCGGATGAAGAGATGTATCGCACCTTCAATATGGGGATTGGCATGGTTCTGTTTGTCGCGCCGGAAAATGGGGCGAAAATCCGGCGTCGTATCCCGCAGGCAAAGATAATTGGTAAAGTTGTCCGGGGCACATTTGGCGTAACTTTAATATAA